A window from Rhea pennata isolate bPtePen1 chromosome 1, bPtePen1.pri, whole genome shotgun sequence encodes these proteins:
- the DNAJB13 gene encoding dnaJ homolog subfamily B member 13 isoform X2, translating to MGQDYYAVLELGRGATDADIKEAYRRLALRNHPLKRKEPWAPERFRQLAEAYDVLSDPEKKGVYDKFGEEGLKGGIPLEFGTENSWTVGYVFHDNPYKVFKEFFGGDNPFAEFFAEDGSEPNMAFGGLRGRGVRKQDPPIERDLYLSLEDLFYGCTKKIKISRRVMNEDGQTTTIRDKILTIDVQPGWKQGTRITFEREGDQGPNIIPADITFVVREKLHPRFKRADDNLIYVATIPLGKALIGCTVDVKTLDGRLLNIPINDIVE from the exons ATGGGGCAGGACTACTACGCCGTGCTGGAGCTCGGCCGCGGCGCCACGGACGCCGACATCAAGGAGGC CTATCGGAGGCTGGCCTTGCGGAACCACCCGCTGAAACGCAAGGAGCCCTGGGCGCCCGAGCGGTTCAGGCAGCTGGCGGAGGCCTACGACGTGCTCAGCGACC CCGAGAAGAAAGGCGTCTACGACAAGTTTGGAGAAGAGGGTCTCAAAGGTGGGATCCCCCTGGAGTTTGGCACTGAGAACTCCTGGACTGTCGGCTACGTGTTTCACGACAACCCCTACAAAGTCTTCAAGGAGTTCTTCGGTGGGGACAACCCCTTCGCGG AGTTCTTCGCCGAGGATGGCTCGGAGCCGAACATGGCCTTCGGAGGGCTGCGAGGACGAGGCGTGAGGAAGCAAGACCCCCCGATCGAGCGGGACCTCTACCTCTCGCTCGAAGACCTGTTCTACGGCTGCACCAAGAAGATCAAGATCTCCCGTCGG GTGATGAATGAAGATGGCCAGACGACCACCATCAGAGATAAAATACTGACGATCGACGTGCAGCCGGGCTGGAAGCAGGGCACCAGGATCACCTTTGAGAGGGAAGGAGACCAG GGCCCAAACATCATTCCAGCCGATATCACCTTTGTCGTCCGAGAGAAACTCCACCCCAGGTTTAAAAGAGCAGACGACAACCTCATTTACGTAGCCACCATCCCCCTGGGAAAG GCGCTGATCGGCTGCACGGTGGACGTGAAGACGCTGGACGGGAGGCTGCTCAACATCCCCATCAACGACATTGTGGAGTAA
- the DNAJB13 gene encoding dnaJ homolog subfamily B member 13 isoform X1 yields MGQDYYAVLELGRGATDADIKEAYRRLALRNHPLKRKEPWAPERFRQLAEAYDVLSDPEKKGVYDKFGEEGLKGGIPLEFGTENSWTVGYVFHDNPYKVFKEFFGGDNPFAEFFAEDGSEPNMAFGGLRGRGVRKQDPPIERDLYLSLEDLFYGCTKKIKISRRVMNEDGQTTTIRDKILTIDVQPGWKQGTRITFEREGDQGPNIIPADITFVVREKLHPRFKRADDNLIYVATIPLGKALIGCTVDVKTLDGRLLNIPINDIVDPRYCKVVPGEGMPLFQDPARKGDLIMYFDISFPKQLTPDKKKLLRKALLC; encoded by the exons ATGGGGCAGGACTACTACGCCGTGCTGGAGCTCGGCCGCGGCGCCACGGACGCCGACATCAAGGAGGC CTATCGGAGGCTGGCCTTGCGGAACCACCCGCTGAAACGCAAGGAGCCCTGGGCGCCCGAGCGGTTCAGGCAGCTGGCGGAGGCCTACGACGTGCTCAGCGACC CCGAGAAGAAAGGCGTCTACGACAAGTTTGGAGAAGAGGGTCTCAAAGGTGGGATCCCCCTGGAGTTTGGCACTGAGAACTCCTGGACTGTCGGCTACGTGTTTCACGACAACCCCTACAAAGTCTTCAAGGAGTTCTTCGGTGGGGACAACCCCTTCGCGG AGTTCTTCGCCGAGGATGGCTCGGAGCCGAACATGGCCTTCGGAGGGCTGCGAGGACGAGGCGTGAGGAAGCAAGACCCCCCGATCGAGCGGGACCTCTACCTCTCGCTCGAAGACCTGTTCTACGGCTGCACCAAGAAGATCAAGATCTCCCGTCGG GTGATGAATGAAGATGGCCAGACGACCACCATCAGAGATAAAATACTGACGATCGACGTGCAGCCGGGCTGGAAGCAGGGCACCAGGATCACCTTTGAGAGGGAAGGAGACCAG GGCCCAAACATCATTCCAGCCGATATCACCTTTGTCGTCCGAGAGAAACTCCACCCCAGGTTTAAAAGAGCAGACGACAACCTCATTTACGTAGCCACCATCCCCCTGGGAAAG GCGCTGATCGGCTGCACGGTGGACGTGAAGACGCTGGACGGGAGGCTGCTCAACATCCCCATCAACGACATTGTGGA CCCCAGGTACTGCAAGGTTGTGCCAGGGGAGGGCATGCCGCTGTTCCAGGACCCCGCGCGCAAGGGCGATCTCATCATGTACTTCGATATTTCCTTTCCCAAGCAGCTCACGCCTGACAAGAAGAAGCTCTTGAGGAAGGCGCTCCTGTGCtag
- the LOC134135718 gene encoding uncharacterized protein LOC134135718 isoform X1: protein MVGLGPSEVPPTAAVRFVGAGAAACFADLVTFPLDTAKVRLQIQGEAKAAGGAAGARYRGVFGTIATMVRTEGARSLYSGLVAGLQRQVSFASVRIGLYDSVKQFYAKAPERAGLGSRLLAGCTTGALAVALAQPTDVVKVRFQARARAEGARRYQGTVDAYRTIAKEEGVRGLWKGTSPNIARNAIVNCAELVTYDVLKDALLESRLMTGESVPPRRSGVNRRGGAARHRNAGVRGPPPAPAPHWPPLGRSPPVPLRRRLRGRLLRHARRLARGRGEDALHELRARAVRQRRALRPRHARRGGPAGFLQGVHARLPAPGLLERGDVRDLRAAETGPHGRPRLAGSPLLSPPRSSCRAAAAPPCSPAPEGVSPRGGGDGRPRHEDAESLRPCRGRSEALSKLRAFRFLFSNASGLSQTLLVRWVHVGPGGLPAPSQVLSWQPAPGDVVPDQEARAGPGATCT from the exons ATGGTGGGCTTGGGGCCCAGCGAGGTGCCGCCGACGGCCGCCGTGAGGTTCGtgggggccggcgcggccgcctgcTTCGCCGACCTCGTCACCTTCCCCCTGGACACAGCCAAAGTGCGGCTGCAG ATCCAGGGGGAGGCgaaggcggcgggcggcgcggcgggcgcccgctACAGGGGCGTCTTCGGCACCATCGCCACCATGGTGAGGACGGAGGGCGCCCGGAGCCTCTACAGCGGGCTGGTGGCGGGGCTCCAGCGCCAGGTGAGCTTCGCCTCCGTCCGCATCGGCCTCTACGACTCCGTGAAGCAGTTCTACGCCAAAGCGCCCGAGC GCGCCGGGCTGGGGAGCCGGCTGCTCGCCGGCTGCACCACGGGCGCGCTGGCCGTCGCCCTCGCCCAGCCCACGGACGTGGTGAAGGTGCGCTTCCAAGCGCGGGCGCGCGCGGAGGGCGCCCGCCGCTACCAGGGCACCGTGGACGCCTACAGGACCATCGCCAAGGAGGAGGGAGTGCGCGGGCTGTGGAAGG GAACGTCCCCCAACATCGCCCGCAACGCCATCGTGAACTGCGCCGAGCTGGTCACCTACGACGTCCTCAAGGACGCGCTGCTCGAGTCCCGCCTGATGACGGGTGAGTCCGTCCCGCCCCGGCGGAGCGGCGTTAACCGCCGTGGCGGAGCCGCCCGCCACCGCAACGCGGGCGTccgcggccccccgccggcccccgctcCCCACTGGCCTCCGCTCGGCAGATCACCTCCCGTGCCACTTCGCCGCCGCCTTCGGGGCCGGCTTCTGCGCCACGCTCGTCGCCTCGCCCGTGGACGTGGTGAAGACGCGCTACATGAACTCCGTGCCCGGGCAGTACGGCAGCGCCGCGCGCTGCGCCCTCGCCACGCTCGCAGGGGAGGGCCCGCAGGCTTTCTACAAGGG GTTCACGCCCGCCTTCCTGCGCCTGGGCTCCTGGAACGTGGTGATGTTCGTGACCTACGAGCAGCTGAAACGGGCCCTCACGGCCGCCCGCGGCTCGCGGGAAGCCCCCTTCTGAGCCCGCCGCGGAGCTcctgccgcgccgccgccgcgcctccTTGCTCGCCGGCGCCGGAGGGAGTCTCGCCGCGGGGCGGAGGAGACGGGCGCCCCCGGCACGAGGACGCGGAAAGCCTCCGGCCTTGCCGTGGCCGCAGTGAGGCTTTAAGTAAATTGCGCGCCTTccgttttcttttttcaaatgcttctgGTCTTTCCCAAACCCTGCTGGTTCGCTGGGTCCACGTTGGCCCTGGGGGGCTTCCAGCCCCATCCCAGGTGCTGAGCTGGCAGCCAGCGCCTGGAGACGTGGTCCCAGACCAGGAGGCCAGAGCAGGCCCAGGAGCCACCTGCACGTAG
- the LOC134135718 gene encoding dicarboxylate carrier SLC25A8-like isoform X2, with product MVGLGPSEVPPTAAVRFVGAGAAACFADLVTFPLDTAKVRLQIQGEAKAAGGAAGARYRGVFGTIATMVRTEGARSLYSGLVAGLQRQVSFASVRIGLYDSVKQFYAKAPERAGLGSRLLAGCTTGALAVALAQPTDVVKVRFQARARAEGARRYQGTVDAYRTIAKEEGVRGLWKGTSPNIARNAIVNCAELVTYDVLKDALLESRLMTDHLPCHFAAAFGAGFCATLVASPVDVVKTRYMNSVPGQYGSAARCALATLAGEGPQAFYKGFTPAFLRLGSWNVVMFVTYEQLKRALTAARGSREAPF from the exons ATGGTGGGCTTGGGGCCCAGCGAGGTGCCGCCGACGGCCGCCGTGAGGTTCGtgggggccggcgcggccgcctgcTTCGCCGACCTCGTCACCTTCCCCCTGGACACAGCCAAAGTGCGGCTGCAG ATCCAGGGGGAGGCgaaggcggcgggcggcgcggcgggcgcccgctACAGGGGCGTCTTCGGCACCATCGCCACCATGGTGAGGACGGAGGGCGCCCGGAGCCTCTACAGCGGGCTGGTGGCGGGGCTCCAGCGCCAGGTGAGCTTCGCCTCCGTCCGCATCGGCCTCTACGACTCCGTGAAGCAGTTCTACGCCAAAGCGCCCGAGC GCGCCGGGCTGGGGAGCCGGCTGCTCGCCGGCTGCACCACGGGCGCGCTGGCCGTCGCCCTCGCCCAGCCCACGGACGTGGTGAAGGTGCGCTTCCAAGCGCGGGCGCGCGCGGAGGGCGCCCGCCGCTACCAGGGCACCGTGGACGCCTACAGGACCATCGCCAAGGAGGAGGGAGTGCGCGGGCTGTGGAAGG GAACGTCCCCCAACATCGCCCGCAACGCCATCGTGAACTGCGCCGAGCTGGTCACCTACGACGTCCTCAAGGACGCGCTGCTCGAGTCCCGCCTGATGACGG ATCACCTCCCGTGCCACTTCGCCGCCGCCTTCGGGGCCGGCTTCTGCGCCACGCTCGTCGCCTCGCCCGTGGACGTGGTGAAGACGCGCTACATGAACTCCGTGCCCGGGCAGTACGGCAGCGCCGCGCGCTGCGCCCTCGCCACGCTCGCAGGGGAGGGCCCGCAGGCTTTCTACAAGGG GTTCACGCCCGCCTTCCTGCGCCTGGGCTCCTGGAACGTGGTGATGTTCGTGACCTACGAGCAGCTGAAACGGGCCCTCACGGCCGCCCGCGGCTCGCGGGAAGCCCCCTTCTGA